The genomic stretch TGTTCTACCTCAAGTACCATCTCTATAGCTTGTATTTTCCGCTGCTGGCTCTCAGCGAGTATCGTCGGCACCAATCTGGCTTGGGAGTTTCGTACCGTGGCCTGCCGGAGTGGCAACGCATTCTGGACCGCGACCGCGGGTAAAGCTGTCCGCAGACTACCGCGCATCAACAGGCAGTGGTGAAAAGGCCAATCGAATGCACCGCACTTCTCTGATTGCTGTTCTAACAACTCTTGTCCTGCTTGCTGCGCCACGACTCTCGCCAGCACAGGCCACGCATGAGAACTATCGCTATCGCGTCGCGCAGGTATCCATCGCGCCGGTGATTGATGGCGATCTCTCCGACACCGTCTGGGCGGACGCGCAGGCAATCGATCAATTCACGCAGCAGGAACCGCGCGAGGGCCAGCCCTCCACCGAGCGCTCGGAAGTGCGCGTGCTGCGCGACGAGGAGAATCTCTACATCGCCGTTATGAATCACGATACGGATCCGTCCGGCGTGGTGCGCAACGTGCTTCGCTTCCGAGATGACTCGGTATGGCAGAAGGACGACGTGGTGCGCATCGTCGTGGACACCTTCCACGACCACCGCCGCGGCTATGTCTTTTCCATTAACCCGCTAGGCGCCAAGCAGGATTCGCAGGTGGACAATCAACTGTGGAACTCGGACTGGGATGAAGTCTGGAACGTCAAGACTCGCTTGCTGAACAACGGTTGGAGCGTCGAGCTGGCCATTCCGTTCCGCATCCTGCGTTTTCCAGTCGGCGGCGGGGCGGAAAGCACAAGCGACGTGTGGGGATTCAATGTGGTGCGCTCCATCAAGCGCAAGAACGAGTCGGCTTCGTGGGCGCCCATCCCAGCCGGCCAGTCCCTGATCCGCAACGAATTTCTCGGTCATCTCGAGGGCATGTCCGGCATCGAGCCGAAACGCAACTTGCAGATCATTCCCTACACGCTGGGTAGCTGGACGCGCACGACCGGCAGCGCCGCGGTGCGCAAGGGCGAACTCGGCGGCGACGTCAAGTATGCGCTCACCTCGTCGCTCTCGCTCGACCTCACCTACAACACCAACTTCGCGCAGGTGGAAGCCGATGACGAGCAGGTGAACCTGACGCGCGCCTCGCTGCGGTTCCCGGAGAAGCGCGAGTTTTTTCTCGAGAACGCGCAGATATTCAACTTCGGCATGGACGATGGCGCGGAGATATTTTTCAGCCGGCGCATTGGCCTGTCCGGTCGCCAGCCGGTGCCCATCCTCGGCGGCGCGCGCATGAGCGGGCGCGTCGGCCCACTCGACGTTGGCGTGCTGACCACGCAGACCGAGGAGTTCGCGGGGCTTGATTCCACGAACTTAAGCGCAGGCCGGATGCGCTGGAATCTGGGGCCGCGCTCGTATGTGGGCGGCATTCTAACCTCGGTTGCGAACGGCAATCAACGCAGTCTCACCTTTGGTCCGGATGCGTTGGTATGGCTGGGGCGCAATCTGCGCGCGGAGGGATTTTTCGCCGCAGTGGATGACACCGCTAATGACACCCCTAATGCCACCGATGATGTGGAGCATCGCAAGTCCGGCGGCGTGTCGGTCATCTATAACACCGACCTAATGGAGGCCTCGCTGCGCACGCTTTCCATTGACAAGGGCTTCAACCCAGCGCTGGGATTCATCCCCCGCGACGATGCGCGGCAGCAGATTGCATTCATTCGTCGTAGCGTTCGTTTGAATCGCTGGTGGTCGCGCAAGCTCGATGTCTACCTGGATTTTTCGTATCTCGCCAATCAACGCGGCAATCTGGAGAGCCGTGAGCGCGAATTTGGATACTTGAATCAGTTTGAGTCCGGCGACTCCATTCGCATGGAATGGGAAAGCGGGTTGGAGCATGTCTTTGACAACAAGCCCTTCGTGATTGATGCGCGCAGGGGAATCATCGTGAAGAACGGCGACTTCCGCACGGATCGTTTTGACTCCGCGTTCGCCGGCTTCTCTGGTCGCGCGCTGGTGCCGGGCGTTCAGTTTGAGACGGGGCCGTGGCTGAGCGGGCGGCGCACCACGCTGAATCTCTCGAACGTCTGGCGTGCCTCGCCGCACTTCCTTCTGGATGGCGAGTATGAATTAAATGATGTCACTCTGCCCGAAGGCGCGTTCGCGGCCCATTTGTGGCGCACGCGCGTTAGCGTGCCGCTGACGGCGCGCATGACCACCGATGCCTACCTGCAATGGAACAGTTTGGACGATACCTTCAGCACGCAACTGCGCTTTCACATGCTCTACGCGCGCGACAGTAATCTGTTCGTGGTGTTCACCGACGGTCGTCGCGGGATCGACGCCTTGCTCGGCTCGGTATTGGACAATCGGCAGCACGTTAGAGATCAGGCTTTGCAGGTGAAACTCACTTATAGGCTTTACCAGTGAGTGAGTGGAGTAATGAGTCAGTAGAAATGGTCAGATCAATTTGTCAGCTTAGTGGCTATGACTTACTCGCTGACTGTTCCAGAGTGAGTAAGTAACTCTTGTTAGTGAGTCCCCCGCCGTATCCTCCCAACGTGCCGTCTCCGGCAATCACTCGATGACAGGGGACGATAATCGCCACGGGATTTGCTCCGTTGGCCGTGCCCACCGCGCGCGACGCCTTGGCATTTCCGATGCGGCGCGCGATCTGTCCGTAGGAGATGACCTCACCGTAAGGAATTCCGTTGAGCGCCTTCCAGACCTTCTTCTGAAATGGGGTGCCTTCCACGTCCATAGGAACGGAAAAGTTGCGCCGTTGCCCGGCGAAATATTCCTTCAACTCGCGCGCCGCCAGTGCCGCGATGCGGGTCGCCGAAGTTCGCCCTTTATTCGCCTGAACAGTGGCGCCGGATGGCTTGACAGATTTGCGGTTTTTTCCAAATTCACCAAATTGCACACTTTCACGGTTCCAGCGGATTTCAAGCTTCCGCACCCCGCTGTCCGAGCAGTGAATTTTGATCCCTCCGATGGGTGATTCCAGGGTGCTGACGGCTAGGCTAGGCATGTGGATTCTCCTGACGATTCCGCAAATTCCGTGAAAGTGTGCACTTTGGTCCCTGCCGCAAATTCCGCGAATTTCGCATCTGCCGATTCTTTGGTATCTTCTGATAACTTTGACGACCAATCCAGTGCGGAATTCGTCTCTGGAATTGGGCGGGCAGCCAACTGCATTTTACTATAGGAAGGAAAAGTTCTCTAACAATTTCAGGATAACCCTTGGCGCGCGCTGCGGGATCGGAGATAATCCTCCGTTCGCTTGTCCGCGGGAAGGACTGCCGGGCCAGTTCTGAGATTATCGGGGGAAATGATCAACATGAGTGTGCTACCCAAAGCAAGTCGCGCCGCCGTGTTGCGCAAGGCCAAGGAGCCGGTGGAGATTCGCGAGATAGAAATCCTCCCGCCCGAGCCCGGCGCAATCGTGGTGAAGGTGGAGGCCGCGACCATCTGCGGCACGGACGTGCATATCTGGCACGGCGACCTCGTCCCGGAATGGCCTGTGGGCATGGGTCACGAGATGACCGGACGCATTGTCGCGCTCGGAGAAAGCGTGGGTGCCGACGCGAAAGACGGCGTGATTCGGGACGCCGCCGATCAGCCGCTGGCCATCGGCGACCGCATCGTGTGGGCCTACCCGTGGTGCGGCAAGTGCTACTACTGCACCATCGCGCGGCAGCCGACGTTGTGCCCCAACGCGCGCATGAACGGCTGGCGCAGCGCGGAGAAGTATCCCTACCTGTGCGGAGGCTTCGCCGACTATTGCTACGTGCTGCCCGACTGCCGCCCGGTGAAAGCGCCGACGGACATGGACGCCGCAGTGGTGTCGTCGGCGACCTGCGCGCTACGCACGGTGATGCACGCCTTCGAGCGGCTCGATCAATACGGCGGCATCGGCGTGCAACCCTCCATCGCCGTGCTGGGCACGGGTCCGGTGGGTCTGTACTCGGTGGCGGCGGCGCTCGTTGCCGGCGCTTCGCAGGTGATCTCCATCGGCGCGCCCGAGCGTCGCGTGGAGCTGGCGAAGAAGTGGGGCGCGGCGCACGTCATCAACATTGACGACATGAAGGACGGGCGCGAGCGCATCGACACCGTGAAGAAGCTCACCGGCGGACGCGGCGCCGACATCGTCATCGAAGCCGCCGGACCTCCCAGCGCATTTGAGGAGGGCCTCGAAATGGTCCGGCGCGGCGGGCGGTTTCTGGTGATCGGCACCACGGCCACGCGCAACGTGCAGATCTCACCGCGCCGCATCAACAAGGACATGGTCGAGATCATCGGCGTCATCTCCGCACACGTTGGCCACTTCCATAAGGCCATGCAGTTTTTGCAATCGAACCGCGCGCGCTTCGACTTCTCCGAGATGATCTCGAACCGCTACGCGCTGAAGGATGTGAACGACGCGCTCGAGAATATGGCCGCGCTGCGCGAGATCAAGCCCGCGATCATTCCATCGATGGGTTAGGGAATGGGCGGTGGGCAATGGGGTGTGCGCGCTAATCGCCGTTGCGGAGTGCCATCAGATACTTGAACAGCCAGACGACGCCGGTAATCGGCAGCAGCAGTATCTGCGTAATCATGAATTGCCGGCTGCTCGAAGCTTCGCGGGTCTGTTTCTCCGTGCTCACCATTTGCACCATCAGCATGGCCGCGTACTTGGTGAAGTCCGTGGCGCACTTCTCGCACGTGCCACCCTGCATTTGAAGGTGATGGCAGGACGGACATTCATAGCGCGTCGGCATGTGGCAGCGCTTGCAGAAGCGCACCGTCACGGGATTGTCTAGCCCGCACTTCGAGCAGGTAATGGGCGGAAGCGGCATGTGGCGATTATACGTCACAGCCCGCCGCCGGCACCGCCGCATTTCGCGACCGGCCATATACTAAGTTGGCACAGTTCTTACGGGTACGCCTTCGCGTGACGCCTGGTAAATAGGAATCTCCTTCGCTTCCCGATAAATCGGGACAGGCCGCTCAGGAGGACAGCGCACAAAGGATGTTGATGTGTTATTAGTGGGTAGTAGTGGGTACGACACGAGCGGTCAATTGTGGTAGTCTGGCATCGCCTGTCCGGCAATGGCAGGCAATGATAACGGGGCGTCCAATTATTTGATGAGGAGGAAAGATACATGAGGAAACTATTTTTATTGGCCATCACGGCCGTGGCAATGATGGGAATTGGAGTGGGCGTGGAATCAGCCGGCGCGCAACAGCCTGCTCCGCCAGCGGGAGGCCAAGCAGCACCGGCGGCGCCACCGGCACCAATGACGTTTTTCATCACCAGCGTCAGTCCGGGGACGGGCGCGAACATCGGCGGCCTCGCGGGCGCGGACGCGCATTGCTCGAAGCTCGCGGCGGCCAGCGGCGCGGCGGGAGCGGCCAGCAAGACGTGGCACGCGTATCTCAGCACGCAGGGAGCGGGCGCTGTGAACGCGCGCGACCGCATCGGCGCGGGTCCGTGGCACAACGCCAAGGGCGAGCTGATCGCCAACAACGTCGCCGATCTGCACGGCGATGTCGAGCGCGACCGCAACAACGTAACCAAAGGCTCGGCGCTGAGCGAGAAGGGCGAAGGGATCAACGGGCGCGGCGACACGCCGAACCGCCACGATATCCTCACCGGCTCGACCTCGCACGGCCGCGCCTTCACCGATGCCGCCGACCACACCTGCAAGAACTACACCGACGGCACCTCGCCCGCGGGACAAGGCTCGGTGAGCCTGGGCCATCACGACCGCAACGGCGGCGGCAATACGTCCTGGAACGCCGCGCACCCGAGCCGCGGCTGCTCGCAAGACAACCTGAAAGCCTCCGGCGGCGACGCGTTGCTCTACTGCTTCGCGCAATAGTTACGGTGGGAAGGAGAAATCCTTATCGCTTTCTCCTTCCTAATTTCTAGCTCTAGGCTGCTAAAAGCGATTGTTTCTACAAGACAATTATTTGTTCGAGGTGTCGAATCTAACATCGATTTCTTCGATCCAGTTTCGGGCAGCTTTCACTTGATCTTTGTACCTGTCAGCCTCAACGATGGTGAGAAAGGAGCTAAAGTGCTCGCGAGCCAGTTGTAAATCTCTTTTCTCGCGAAAGTTGATTAGCCCTAAACAGAAATAGAGCCAGTATCGATTCGGCTCCTCCTCTAGTATATTCTGTATGAATATTTCGCAGTCCATAGGTGTATTGGAATTTTGTAGTGGTGCGTCGAAAGCTCTCCTGTACATCTTGTAAGCTGAGTCCAAATCGCCGTCGTACGCATTCAAGAAAGCCTCACTGTACATCCACGAACCATCAAGGACGCGGTGGCATTCGCCAACAAGCTCCTTTGCCCTAGCGATATCCCGTCTCAGCACGAATGCGCAGAATGCCCCACTTAATCGTGCTAAATAGCTTTCTGGTCTGTAATGTAAAAGTACTTGGCTAAGTCGTTAGGCCTCGCCTAAGACCCCAGCATCTCTAAGGTGGTTATGCCGCCACATGAGGATGTCAAGCCAAGCTTCGTAAATTTCGGCAAGCCGCGTTTGAACTTTTCTGAGCAGTACAGCCGTTGGAGTTTGATTGCCTTCCTCCTGCTGCGAGATCAATTCTAATCGCCTTTCTGCCTCCATTAGCAAATTCTCCGCAAATCCGAACTCATGAGAAAATGCGGCAGCGGTAGCGAATATGTATCGCACATACGCATCGACATGCTTTGCTGCAAATTCGCACTCAAAAATCGTTTCATCAAGCCGGAATACGAATCTCCGTGGTAAAGCCTCAGAAAATTCTGAGAGAAAATTCCGCTGAACACTTTCCTGTAACTGCCTGTGCCGCACTCCCGCACGCAAATCAACTACGTATCGTGAAGCCCCCTCCACTGTTCTGACTCTTGCTCGCCCGAATAGTATGAATGCGAGATTGGCTTCCTTCGCAACGCGCCTAGCTTTCTCGTCATCCTCGACTAGTTCAGACGCAATGCTTTGTGGTAGTTCTATGCAATTGATCCTTTGGCTGTATGCAGAATTTGAAGATGTTAGCAATTGCCGGAGAGGAATCAAGAAATCCGCTCTCAACTTATTCTCTTGTTCTGAATCTTCAAATTTTATTGCTATCCCAAAGCCAACTTTGTCCTTCGGAACGTGGGGTAATCTGAATTTCCTCCAAACAACGATTAAGCCGATTATTACAATGGAGACAATCGCCCATTCCACCGCACTTACTTGCTTGATGTCGATTCCTGCGAAATAGAAAACGAGGAGCGCAAATGCAATTGCACATGCCGCAAATAGCCCAACTGGCCTGTGCCATCGGTCCTTGACGAAGGAGGATGCTTGTTCTAGATATTCTTTCATGGGAATAGACTACCAATTAATAAGCCCACAATCATCCCATAGCGATGGAGAAGAATCTCCCACTTCCGCTGGCGCTGCACTTGGGCATGCGGCAGGGAGGTGGAGTGTTTATCTTTTTCCATGGGGCTGACGTGGTGTGAGAGGCGTGCCAACCCAATCGAACGGGCAGATACTCATCGAGAAGAAGGCGCATGGGTGTGGCGCGGCTCGGATACACCATCCCGAAAAACGAGCTAGAATTGCGGGGAGGCGCAAAACTTCCCGCGCTATAATGCAGG from Acidobacteriota bacterium encodes the following:
- a CDS encoding methylated-DNA--[protein]-cysteine S-methyltransferase; translated protein: MPSLAVSTLESPIGGIKIHCSDSGVRKLEIRWNRESVQFGEFGKNRKSVKPSGATVQANKGRTSATRIAALAARELKEYFAGQRRNFSVPMDVEGTPFQKKVWKALNGIPYGEVISYGQIARRIGNAKASRAVGTANGANPVAIIVPCHRVIAGDGTLGGYGGGLTNKSYLLTLEQSASKS
- a CDS encoding alcohol dehydrogenase; amino-acid sequence: MINMSVLPKASRAAVLRKAKEPVEIREIEILPPEPGAIVVKVEAATICGTDVHIWHGDLVPEWPVGMGHEMTGRIVALGESVGADAKDGVIRDAADQPLAIGDRIVWAYPWCGKCYYCTIARQPTLCPNARMNGWRSAEKYPYLCGGFADYCYVLPDCRPVKAPTDMDAAVVSSATCALRTVMHAFERLDQYGGIGVQPSIAVLGTGPVGLYSVAAALVAGASQVISIGAPERRVELAKKWGAAHVINIDDMKDGRERIDTVKKLTGGRGADIVIEAAGPPSAFEEGLEMVRRGGRFLVIGTTATRNVQISPRRINKDMVEIIGVISAHVGHFHKAMQFLQSNRARFDFSEMISNRYALKDVNDALENMAALREIKPAIIPSMG